Proteins from a single region of Sesamum indicum cultivar Zhongzhi No. 13 linkage group LG5, S_indicum_v1.0, whole genome shotgun sequence:
- the LOC110012040 gene encoding uncharacterized protein LOC110012040 — MEYLTALRAIDVHFSIGGNNLLAKIQVKPSLKDEIKDAQAKDPYLQRMKAKVQKGKSDQFIIQEDGTLFNGKRICVPNVKELRMEIMLEAHYAPNAMHPGSTKMYWDLRPYYWWPTMKKNVAELTKSAHFLPIRQNDSLDKLAELYVSEIVRLHGIPTSIVSDTDPRFTSHFWGSLQTALGTKLHFSTAFHPKTGGQSRKNDSNIRRYDESLRN, encoded by the exons ATGGAGTATTTGACCGCCCTCAGAGCGATCGATGTACACTTTAGCATTGGTGGTAATAATCTACTGGCTAAGATACAAGTAAAGCCCTCCCTCAAGGATGAAATTAAAGATGCACAGGCTAAAGATCCATATCTACAGAGGATGAAAGCTAAGgtgcaaaaaggaaagagcgatcaatttataatccaagaaGATGGTACATTGTTTAATGGAAAACGTATATGCGTGCCGAACGTAAAGGAGTTGAGAATGGAAATTATGCTCGAGGCGCATTACGCACCGAATGCTATGCATCCTGGCAGTACCAAGATGTATTGGGATTTGAGACCCTATTATTGGTGgccaacaatgaagaaaaatgtggCAGA attgactaaatctgcacattTCCTGCCAATCCGTCAAAATGATTCTTTGGATAAGCTCGCTGAATTATATGTTTCAGAGATTGTGAGATTACATGGCATTCCTACCTCTATAGTTTCTGATACAGATCCTCGATTTACTTCTCATTTCTGGGGAAGCTTGCAAACGGCTCTAGgtacaaaattgcatttcagtaCAGCGTTTCACCCTAAGACCGGTGGACAGTCGAGAAAGAACGATTCAAACATTcgaagatatgatgagagtCTGCGTAATTGA